One Haloferax litoreum genomic window, TGTCACGCATATGTACCTAACTGACACATATTTAGTGCGGGACGACAGATGGTAGCCATGCCGTCGAAGGCGTCCGCTGAGAATTCGATAGTATCGATAGAGGACCTCGACCACGTTGTCGACTGTGACTTCCACCTAACTGAACGCCCCTCAGACTTCCTTCCGTACGTCGATTCCCCGTGGGACGAGATACTCGCCCGACCGCTCGAAGACATCCACAAGGGACGGTTTCTCTCCCCGCTGTACCCGAAGTCTGGCATCCTCAACGTCGGGCGGACGACCGGACGCATCCCTCCGACGAAAGTCACGACGCCAGAAGACGTTCGGGAGGGGATGGAAGAACTGGGGGTGACGGAACCAATTTTGAACGCCGGCACCAATCTCTCACTCGGCGTCGTTCACCACGACGAACTCGCAGTCGCACTCGCGAACGCGTACAACCGCTGGGTGACCGAGACGTTCTTCGACGAGGGATTTCGGGGTGCTGCTGTTATTGCACCGCACCGTCCGAACGACGCCGCTGAAGAGATAGACCGTGTCTCCAAAGAGAAAGGGGTTATCGGGATTCTTTTGCCGAGTGGCGGCGTCACACCACCATTGGGCCACGAAATGTACCGTCCTATCTTCGAGGCATGTGAGAGCGCAGGCCTCCCATTACTTCTCCATGGAACGGCCAATGGCGCCTGGCAAAGCCAACCACTCCAACACCGGTGGTTGAACCGGCACATGTCGATTCACGCCGTGTCCCATCCGTTCGACCACATGACGCACTTAACGAGCATGCTCACTGCAGGGGTTCCCGCGCTGTACCCGGACCTCGACTTTGTCGTTCAGGAAGCAGGTATCGGTTGGGTACCGTACTTGATGCGCCGACTCGACCACGAACTGCCAGCGAACGTCGAAGATGCGCCGCTCCTCGAAATGGCACCGAGTAAGTACATCCGACGTCAGTTTTACTTCACCACCCAACCGGTAGAGGGCACTCACGACCACGAGTACGTTCGAGCGATGATTCGGTTGATGAGTGGTGGGACGAACCTGATGTTCTCATCGGATTACCCACACTACGATTTCGACAACACCGACCACCTACTCAACGTCCTTCGCCCGGCGTTTTCTGACGAGGAGATCGCGAACATCTACGGGGAGACTGCACGAAAGGTGTACGACCTATGAGTGACGATTCGAGGCTCCACTTCGTCGACTCGGCAGCCGACTTTGGAGAAGGCGAGCGACGAATCGTGAGCCTTCCACATGGGGATGTCGCGGTTATTCACACAGACAAGGGGTACCGAGCGCTGTCAAATCGGTGTCCACATCAAGATGGCCCTGTCGGAGAGGGGTTAGTGAGTAAGTCGCTTCGTCTGTGCCCCGGAGGAACAGGTGTCTCAGACCTCGGTGTCGACCCGGACCGACCTGTTGTTTCGTGCCCGTGGCACGGATGGCAATTCTTTCTCGAAGATGGTCGCCACGTCAGCGACCCACAGTACCGAATCCCGACGTTCGACGTGGTCGTGCGTGACGGCGACGTGTTCGTCGTCGGTTGACCAGGGGGATAACACTAAATACTTTGCTAACTCCTCACATGGTGTATGGCATCAGCAAGTGTCGACCCCGTCGAGGTCGTCCAACGGTATTGGACTCACCTCGAGGCCGGAGAGTTCGAAGAGGCCGCTGCACAGTTCACAGACGACGTGACGTATATCCATATGCCAATCTTCGAGACGCGAACGATTGTCAATGGAAGAGACGAACTGTTGCACTATTTCCGGGATATCCGTGGGAAGCGTGATTTAGACCACATCCTCGAGAAATCAGTCGCAAACGAGGGGGAGTGCTTCGTGTATGGGACCGGAAAGGGTGATGCTATCGACACTGAGCACGTGTTCGGCGCCTACGCGGAACTCGACGACGGTAAGATTTCGCACTACTCGATCACCAACCGGGAGAAAGGAGAGGGAGACCGACGGTACGGATAATCTCAGCGGCATCTTTATTTTTTAGCGTGTGGGTGGTAGTAACATGGAGTTCTCCCTGTCGGAAGAGCAACGGCTCATCAGAAAAG contains:
- a CDS encoding amidohydrolase family protein is translated as MVAMPSKASAENSIVSIEDLDHVVDCDFHLTERPSDFLPYVDSPWDEILARPLEDIHKGRFLSPLYPKSGILNVGRTTGRIPPTKVTTPEDVREGMEELGVTEPILNAGTNLSLGVVHHDELAVALANAYNRWVTETFFDEGFRGAAVIAPHRPNDAAEEIDRVSKEKGVIGILLPSGGVTPPLGHEMYRPIFEACESAGLPLLLHGTANGAWQSQPLQHRWLNRHMSIHAVSHPFDHMTHLTSMLTAGVPALYPDLDFVVQEAGIGWVPYLMRRLDHELPANVEDAPLLEMAPSKYIRRQFYFTTQPVEGTHDHEYVRAMIRLMSGGTNLMFSSDYPHYDFDNTDHLLNVLRPAFSDEEIANIYGETARKVYDL
- a CDS encoding nuclear transport factor 2 family protein, which codes for MASASVDPVEVVQRYWTHLEAGEFEEAAAQFTDDVTYIHMPIFETRTIVNGRDELLHYFRDIRGKRDLDHILEKSVANEGECFVYGTGKGDAIDTEHVFGAYAELDDGKISHYSITNREKGEGDRRYG
- a CDS encoding Rieske (2Fe-2S) protein codes for the protein MSDDSRLHFVDSAADFGEGERRIVSLPHGDVAVIHTDKGYRALSNRCPHQDGPVGEGLVSKSLRLCPGGTGVSDLGVDPDRPVVSCPWHGWQFFLEDGRHVSDPQYRIPTFDVVVRDGDVFVVG